GATCGCCCCGAGTTGCAGAATTTGGCATCGGCTGCGGTAGCCTAGGCATTTCCCTCAAGCTAGAGCGCCCCAAGTTAGATCTAGTTGGCGTAGATATTGACAGGGGAGCGATCGCCCTCGCCCAGGAAAATCTACAGCACGTTGGCATCGACATCCCTCTGATTGAAAGCGACTTTTTTACATCCTGGCCATATAGTGACCCACCTGATATCATTTACGGTGATCCCCCTTGGGGGGAAAGCACCGATCTTTACGATGAGGAACGCTCTGCAGCCTACTACCACGCTATGCCCTGTATGTCTGCCTATCCCGTGGGAGGCAAAGCTGCTGTCCATGTGGGCTTATTGAAGCACATTGCCCAACGCCGCTGGCCGAGTTTGCTCCTGCTCAACTGTGGCGTGTTACCTCAACCTAGCTTGAGTGAGCTTCAAGCACTAACCCAAACCAGCCTCATCCTTCATCCTACCCATCATCTCTCTATTTTGCGCTGCACGGTGGACTAAGCAAGTGCTCCTCTGCGGTTTAATACTCTCTACTGTGTAGGACAAGCCATGTTTCAGAAAAGCGGTATTTTTAGACAATCACGATTTATTGGATTGCGTGCGAAGATGCTCATTGGCTTTACCATCATCTTCACAGGTATTTTTGCCGGAACCTACTACTGGTTTTATCGCTATGCCAGCACCTTAGCGTTAGAACGGCTGCGAGATAACTTAGTCAATGCTTACCGCGTTGTAAACGCCGGTATTGATGGCGACAGCTTCGAAATATTATTAGAACAGCCCTTATCTGATAACGGTGTACGCATAGAAAATAATTCTTTGTACATAGCACATCAATCTTGGCTCGTTCAGATCACAGAAACTGAGCCGCGAGCCTTAGCTTATACCTATATAGCAGGAGATAATCCCGGGGAAATTATTTGGATTGGTGATGCCTATCGAACCATCCTACCCGATCGCTCTCCCACTCAATTTAAAGAATCCTATCAAGACGAAGTTGGACTCTATGAAGGACTCAGCCAATCTGGTGTGATTATGACTCCCTCTCAAGATGAGTGGGGCACGTGGATTATTGCCTATGGCCCCATCTACAACTCATCCGGGGAGATAGTCGGAGCATTAGGGGTAGACTTTAGTGCCGACTATTTACGAATCGTACAGCGACAAGTGCGGATGGCTGTTCTTCTAATTTTTGCGATCGCTTACCTAGTTCTAATCTTATTAGTTTATCTTATGGCTCGCAAACTGACTAAGCCAATCACCCATCTCACAGAAATCAGTGAGCGCATCGGGGATGGCGACTATAGCCAACGAGGAAAACTCGCCCAATTTCATCAGCGTCGGTTACGCGATGAAATCACCCAACTAGCAGCCGTTTTCGAAGGCATGGTCGATAAGGTATACCAGCGTGAAGTCACCTTGAAGCAGCAAATTACAGAGTTGAAAATCGAGATTGATCATTCCAAACGCCAGCAACAAGTCCAGGAAATTGTAGACACTGATTACTTTCAAGGTCTTCAGAAAAAAGCTCGCATGATGCGTCGCAATCGAGACGAAAGTAAAGATTAATATCAGACTGAGTTCGATAATGTTAGGAGGAAACTATTGATAGGTTTTGATGTGTTGCAGCTTTCGTCACGTT
This region of Candidatus Obscuribacterales bacterium genomic DNA includes:
- a CDS encoding methyltransferase; protein product: SPRVAEFGIGCGSLGISLKLERPKLDLVGVDIDRGAIALAQENLQHVGIDIPLIESDFFTSWPYSDPPDIIYGDPPWGESTDLYDEERSAAYYHAMPCMSAYPVGGKAAVHVGLLKHIAQRRWPSLLLLNCGVLPQPSLSELQALTQTSLILHPTHHLSILRCTVD
- a CDS encoding HAMP domain-containing protein — its product is MFQKSGIFRQSRFIGLRAKMLIGFTIIFTGIFAGTYYWFYRYASTLALERLRDNLVNAYRVVNAGIDGDSFEILLEQPLSDNGVRIENNSLYIAHQSWLVQITETEPRALAYTYIAGDNPGEIIWIGDAYRTILPDRSPTQFKESYQDEVGLYEGLSQSGVIMTPSQDEWGTWIIAYGPIYNSSGEIVGALGVDFSADYLRIVQRQVRMAVLLIFAIAYLVLILLVYLMARKLTKPITHLTEISERIGDGDYSQRGKLAQFHQRRLRDEITQLAAVFEGMVDKVYQREVTLKQQITELKIEIDHSKRQQQVQEIVDTDYFQGLQKKARMMRRNRDESKD